The window TCCGCCCTCGCGGATGGCAAAGCGCAGGCCCTTCTCCATGGCGATGGGCGTAATCAGCTCGGCCGAGATCGACACGTTGTCGCCCGGCATCACCATCTCCGTCCCCTCCGGCAACGTCACGTTGCCCGTCACGTCCGTG is drawn from Acidobacteriota bacterium and contains these coding sequences:
- the tuf gene encoding elongation factor Tu (EF-Tu; promotes GTP-dependent binding of aminoacyl-tRNA to the A-site of ribosomes during protein biosynthesis; when the tRNA anticodon matches the mRNA codon, GTP hydrolysis results; the inactive EF-Tu-GDP leaves the ribosome and release of GDP is promoted by elongation factor Ts; many prokaryotes have two copies of the gene encoding EF-Tu), translated to TDVTGNVTLPEGTEMVMPGDNVSISAELITPIAMEKGLRFAIREGGRTVGAGTITEIID